A genomic stretch from Sulfobacillus thermosulfidooxidans includes:
- a CDS encoding UvrD-helicase domain-containing protein, with product MGGLEAMPEIVDQHVRDQIIQDFYHNILVEAGAGTGKTTLLVERTIYAIVEHGMSLERMALITFMEKAATEIKLRVRRRLEELLASGTLDTVYRKRVQQALHQLPISQVTTIHGFALRFLQSQGHHAPVPLSFRVMDSYQSEQLFQEAFYDWSESDPFRARRLADLFNWGLPFERFMEMAQYLSTQSDIPLYSATKPSTDFMDDVSREVQELEDIARRYASPSDQGLRQIQDIAQFCRNFVRLDPSQRIKALATWQVSAGKGAKKNWQDPDRLTEQKAFIAGLKERLDSFKEQLADYLLSEVRALVVEDFLPFWKDRRWKLGLLTFDDLLWETRDFLRQYGVKDRYDLIMVDEFQDTDALQAEIIVRMLAEEPTSNWLEARIPQGKLFVVGDPKQSIYRFRGADVEIYQRIRQKIEQEGGILLSIVQNFRTPPEILEPVNQLFAANWPPVFDPLRPYVSPYSPLMPFYPSSQETRLIVDGGPTSRGAYTQRALEAHLIARHLRKMVLEDRLWVRDEKEGGRRPIRLGDVALLMPHRTGIHIYQEILRQEGIMVAPEGGIRFFERDEIRGFQQFLSALRNPYEEVYTAGWLLSPWVGMSVQDLAQHKAQGGTLNYLAATVNQGHQVVTTALQMLKIWHQKWWEWRIEDFFWALYEWSALSGVLSERQDVASLSNLAKMADLSRDLGDRWGNDEFCLWLQRKVSHQDKEEEGPLPKAQDAVHIVTVHKSKGLEWPLVVVANWQWDVVAKHPGVRIVSDRMALALGDLHSRWWDELAEEDQHRTRAEQERLYYVALTRARDYLVVIDTFSDEDDGYRAAWSLYQRTRKSEKEV from the coding sequence ATGGGAGGATTAGAAGCGATGCCGGAGATTGTGGATCAACACGTTCGCGATCAAATCATTCAAGATTTTTATCATAACATTTTGGTCGAAGCCGGGGCGGGAACGGGGAAAACCACCTTACTTGTGGAGCGCACGATTTATGCCATCGTTGAACACGGCATGAGCCTAGAACGGATGGCGCTTATCACTTTTATGGAAAAAGCGGCAACAGAAATTAAACTGCGCGTTCGTAGGCGGCTTGAGGAGTTATTAGCCAGTGGCACTCTTGATACCGTTTATAGGAAACGGGTGCAACAGGCTTTACATCAGTTGCCTATTTCCCAAGTGACGACGATTCATGGATTTGCCTTGCGATTTTTGCAGTCTCAGGGTCACCATGCGCCTGTCCCCTTATCCTTTCGCGTGATGGATAGCTATCAAAGCGAGCAGTTGTTTCAAGAGGCATTCTATGACTGGAGCGAAAGTGACCCGTTTCGCGCTCGGCGCCTTGCCGATCTGTTCAATTGGGGACTACCTTTTGAGCGTTTTATGGAAATGGCCCAGTATCTTAGCACACAAAGTGACATTCCTTTGTATTCTGCCACTAAACCCTCTACCGATTTTATGGATGATGTTAGTCGAGAAGTTCAAGAATTGGAGGACATCGCACGACGATACGCGAGTCCTTCTGACCAGGGGTTACGGCAAATTCAGGATATTGCCCAGTTTTGCCGGAATTTCGTGCGTTTAGATCCTTCTCAACGGATAAAAGCCTTAGCCACCTGGCAGGTGAGTGCTGGCAAAGGTGCCAAAAAGAACTGGCAGGATCCCGACCGTTTAACCGAACAGAAAGCCTTTATTGCCGGATTAAAAGAACGATTAGACTCATTTAAGGAACAACTGGCGGATTACCTCTTAAGTGAAGTGCGAGCGCTCGTTGTTGAAGATTTTTTGCCGTTTTGGAAGGATAGGCGGTGGAAGTTAGGATTATTGACTTTTGATGATTTGTTATGGGAAACCCGGGATTTTTTGCGGCAGTATGGTGTCAAAGACCGTTATGACTTAATTATGGTTGATGAATTTCAAGATACCGATGCGCTGCAGGCGGAAATCATCGTTCGCATGTTGGCTGAGGAACCCACGAGCAACTGGCTCGAGGCGCGGATTCCCCAAGGCAAATTGTTTGTTGTGGGGGATCCCAAACAGTCAATTTATCGATTCCGCGGTGCTGACGTGGAGATCTACCAGCGAATACGTCAAAAAATTGAACAGGAAGGGGGTATTCTTTTATCCATTGTGCAAAATTTCCGAACCCCTCCGGAAATTCTGGAACCTGTTAACCAGTTGTTTGCGGCGAATTGGCCCCCGGTGTTTGATCCATTGCGGCCCTATGTGTCGCCTTATAGTCCTTTAATGCCGTTTTACCCCTCCAGTCAAGAAACCCGGTTGATAGTGGATGGGGGCCCCACCTCACGAGGAGCTTATACCCAGCGTGCATTGGAAGCGCATCTTATTGCTCGCCATTTACGAAAAATGGTGTTGGAGGATCGTTTATGGGTGCGCGACGAAAAAGAGGGTGGGAGGCGTCCTATTCGCCTAGGTGATGTAGCTCTATTAATGCCTCATCGCACGGGTATACATATTTACCAGGAAATTTTGCGACAAGAAGGTATCATGGTCGCTCCCGAAGGTGGAATCCGTTTTTTCGAACGCGATGAAATCCGGGGATTCCAACAATTTTTATCTGCCTTACGCAATCCCTACGAAGAGGTATACACGGCGGGCTGGCTATTATCTCCGTGGGTGGGGATGTCTGTGCAAGATCTCGCCCAACACAAAGCACAAGGAGGCACTTTAAATTATCTGGCTGCTACTGTCAACCAAGGACATCAAGTGGTGACAACAGCTTTGCAGATGCTAAAGATTTGGCACCAGAAATGGTGGGAATGGCGCATTGAAGACTTTTTCTGGGCCTTGTACGAGTGGAGTGCGTTATCTGGCGTGCTATCGGAGCGGCAGGACGTGGCCAGCTTGTCGAATCTAGCCAAGATGGCCGATTTATCGCGGGATTTGGGTGACCGGTGGGGCAATGATGAATTTTGTCTATGGCTGCAACGAAAAGTCAGTCATCAAGACAAAGAAGAAGAAGGACCGCTGCCCAAAGCCCAAGATGCAGTGCATATTGTCACCGTACACAAAAGTAAAGGGCTGGAGTGGCCGTTAGTGGTGGTGGCCAATTGGCAATGGGATGTGGTCGCCAAACACCCAGGGGTGCGGATTGTTTCTGACCGCATGGCCTTAGCCTTAGGCGATTTGCACAGCCGGTGGTGGGATGAACTTGCGGAGGAAGATCAACATAGAACCCGGGCGGAACAGGAACGGCTTTATTATGTAGCCTTAACCCGGGCGCGCGATTACCTTGTGGTGATTGATACCTTTTCAGACGAAGATGACGGATATCGCGCGGCGTGGAGTTTATATCAACGGACCCGTAAAAGTGAGAAGGAGGTATAG
- a CDS encoding RecB family exonuclease, whose product MIKVILGSPRQLQERWLSDYRHGVLAGPTIVPNETLAQFLHGLLKTSIPQMPRIESLWDFARSLLPQGAKIAPIGMEKALASLLARDLHQELPHQVPGIYLNIIRHVLELRRRQIVLPPFDGIPWPLILRWLEDIWPESLYDEFRVYQYASQAPLVTEDISPLAIYGYVEAHTSQWQLLHALSHHYSIIVYTPWLTHYDNSLAEDWIKKWREQGAIFETLPEKAKKPRQSAIYVRPGTLMLHSITDQVASRQGENVLLVLGGMDSTSLIRLAQRRGVIFSEKNPVLYHAKNVWTAFWRLAQKKADEATKRLWLEVMQEHGHSASDAVLFVHFWGEQLRQIHSWQELVELVDDAIRFHDIDDLSRTLTACRDWVIYDQWHIAPRMDLIEELWQLLPFKKSYGGRRGILWAEGLNARMLTAQTIIVAAIHEGTFPRGVVFDSLWIPELAQLYGLPGPDHAHQQDLHLLHVLIESADQEICWVVPQHDDEKLWWPEGLAPDDEWDGLEQVPISFATRNMEKIRDWYRSHYESEVLDAYQGMIGQELAEALWPHEVTPTALEQYGTCPLAFFYEQVLELKAPSDDDLYTISPSVKGQWMHKVLELAVKSEQPLTVKVLRQFVEEIALRIPPGNRVLQSVLSHVKDDVVRDLLQVWPLIAPSPADRVDTEYPLKWTLHTEGGSWQVKGRLDRVDYAKDGTVTITDYKTGILKNPDKIAANNLQLPLYYEGMRQHVPQGAIVAQVQGVSAKNQFVRRLLSLDEAQDDRALQLVNEIALRVKHGEFFPLPRLQDDPCRICSFVQLCSADIKGIRRRKKAPRDEYWQLWED is encoded by the coding sequence TTGATTAAGGTTATTTTGGGCTCTCCTCGCCAATTACAGGAACGGTGGCTGTCCGACTATCGTCATGGGGTCTTGGCGGGACCAACAATCGTTCCCAATGAGACGTTAGCCCAGTTCTTGCATGGACTGCTCAAGACCTCAATCCCCCAGATGCCACGGATTGAAAGTTTGTGGGACTTTGCCCGTTCTCTGTTGCCACAGGGGGCAAAAATTGCGCCCATCGGCATGGAAAAGGCGTTGGCCTCACTCCTTGCTCGGGATTTACACCAGGAACTGCCTCATCAAGTCCCGGGTATTTATCTTAATATTATCCGGCATGTCTTAGAACTGCGCAGGCGACAAATTGTCCTCCCACCTTTTGATGGTATTCCCTGGCCCCTGATATTACGCTGGCTTGAAGATATTTGGCCCGAATCCCTCTACGATGAGTTTCGAGTTTATCAATATGCGAGTCAGGCCCCATTGGTGACAGAGGATATTTCACCACTGGCGATATATGGCTATGTGGAAGCGCATACATCGCAGTGGCAACTGCTTCATGCCTTGTCGCACCATTATTCTATCATCGTCTACACGCCTTGGCTGACGCATTATGATAATAGCTTGGCCGAAGATTGGATTAAAAAATGGCGAGAGCAAGGGGCAATCTTTGAAACGTTGCCAGAGAAAGCTAAGAAACCACGTCAATCGGCCATTTATGTGAGACCTGGCACGTTAATGTTACACAGTATCACCGACCAGGTTGCTAGCCGCCAGGGAGAAAATGTCCTGCTGGTATTGGGCGGCATGGATTCCACTTCGTTAATTCGTCTGGCGCAAAGACGGGGAGTGATCTTCAGCGAAAAGAATCCGGTTCTCTATCACGCCAAGAATGTGTGGACGGCTTTTTGGCGGTTGGCTCAAAAAAAAGCAGATGAGGCCACAAAACGTCTTTGGCTCGAAGTGATGCAAGAACACGGGCACAGTGCTTCTGACGCGGTGTTGTTCGTGCACTTTTGGGGAGAACAGTTGCGACAAATTCATTCGTGGCAAGAACTGGTTGAGCTTGTCGATGATGCAATCCGTTTCCATGATATCGATGATTTAAGCCGCACCCTCACGGCTTGTCGGGACTGGGTGATTTACGATCAGTGGCACATTGCTCCGCGGATGGATCTCATCGAGGAATTATGGCAACTGTTACCCTTTAAAAAATCCTATGGAGGCCGAAGAGGAATCCTTTGGGCCGAGGGGCTTAATGCACGCATGTTAACCGCACAGACCATTATTGTGGCCGCCATCCATGAAGGAACTTTTCCGAGGGGTGTCGTCTTCGATTCTTTATGGATTCCGGAACTTGCCCAGCTCTATGGGTTGCCGGGACCAGATCATGCGCACCAGCAAGATCTACATTTGCTGCATGTGCTCATCGAATCAGCCGATCAGGAAATTTGTTGGGTTGTGCCTCAACACGACGACGAAAAATTGTGGTGGCCGGAAGGATTGGCACCGGATGATGAATGGGATGGGCTAGAGCAAGTCCCCATCTCTTTTGCTACCAGAAATATGGAGAAAATCCGGGACTGGTATAGGAGTCATTATGAGAGTGAGGTCTTAGATGCCTATCAAGGGATGATTGGACAAGAACTGGCAGAAGCGTTGTGGCCCCATGAGGTGACACCGACGGCACTCGAGCAGTACGGAACATGTCCGTTAGCTTTTTTCTATGAACAGGTTTTAGAGCTAAAAGCACCCTCGGACGACGATTTATATACGATTTCTCCTTCCGTGAAAGGACAATGGATGCACAAAGTGCTCGAACTTGCGGTGAAGTCCGAACAACCCCTTACCGTAAAAGTTCTGCGTCAATTTGTCGAAGAGATTGCCTTACGGATTCCGCCCGGAAACCGGGTGCTGCAATCCGTTCTGAGCCATGTCAAAGATGATGTTGTGCGCGATTTGTTGCAGGTATGGCCACTCATTGCGCCATCGCCCGCGGATAGGGTCGATACCGAATACCCTCTCAAATGGACGCTACACACCGAGGGAGGAAGCTGGCAGGTCAAAGGTCGGCTCGACCGGGTTGATTATGCAAAAGATGGGACCGTCACGATTACCGACTATAAGACAGGAATTCTGAAGAATCCCGATAAGATTGCAGCCAACAATTTACAGTTGCCGTTATATTACGAGGGTATGCGGCAACATGTTCCTCAGGGCGCGATAGTGGCGCAAGTGCAGGGCGTATCAGCCAAAAATCAATTTGTTCGGCGTCTTCTGTCTTTGGATGAGGCACAAGATGATAGGGCTTTGCAACTGGTGAATGAAATCGCCTTGCGCGTCAAACACGGCGAATTTTTTCCCTTGCCGCGCCTTCAGGATGACCCATGCCGGATTTGTTCCTTTGTCCAACTATGCTCGGCGGATATTAAAGGGATTCGGCGGCGTAAAAAAGCTCCGCGCGATGAGTACTGGCAATTATGGGAGGATTAG
- a CDS encoding Cof-type HAD-IIB family hydrolase → MIACDLDGTLLNQDIHVQPKAAHLLRQLWQNGIHVIVATGRSWRTALKAQQELGITGAIVAHNGAYVFDPSKRPADLYRHGVPRPRAQEMFAWSFRHQAHMRFYLGYQQPVLLTQLPDDYDRWQKPNDLLVNPDTVIPRQPLEILLLGQEIVDQFIQDFGLIGPDYELTIFDHGHYREVNICAPGVTKAEGLEKLAYHYHIARQNILAIGDGLNDVPMLKWAGIGIAVGQGLPECHRVADYVTPKGSDDPVTAAILWAEQQGLLGPLSHQKVF, encoded by the coding sequence ATGATTGCATGCGATTTGGATGGCACGCTGTTAAACCAAGATATTCATGTCCAGCCTAAGGCGGCGCATTTACTGCGTCAATTATGGCAGAATGGCATTCATGTAATTGTCGCCACAGGAAGAAGCTGGCGTACGGCACTGAAAGCACAACAAGAACTCGGAATTACCGGGGCCATTGTCGCGCATAACGGTGCCTATGTTTTTGACCCCTCAAAACGTCCTGCCGATTTATACCGCCATGGCGTTCCCCGGCCCCGTGCTCAAGAGATGTTTGCGTGGTCCTTTCGCCATCAAGCCCATATGCGGTTTTATTTAGGTTATCAACAACCCGTGTTGTTAACCCAGTTGCCCGATGATTATGACCGGTGGCAGAAGCCCAATGATCTTTTAGTCAACCCTGACACTGTCATTCCCCGGCAACCTTTAGAAATTTTGCTGCTGGGACAAGAGATTGTTGATCAATTTATTCAAGACTTTGGCCTGATTGGTCCCGATTATGAATTGACAATTTTCGATCATGGCCACTACCGGGAAGTCAATATCTGTGCTCCCGGTGTCACCAAAGCAGAAGGATTAGAAAAGCTAGCCTATCACTACCATATTGCGCGGCAAAACATTTTGGCCATTGGCGACGGGCTCAATGACGTCCCCATGCTGAAATGGGCCGGTATCGGCATCGCGGTGGGCCAGGGATTACCAGAATGCCACCGCGTGGCCGATTATGTCACCCCCAAAGGCAGTGACGACCCTGTCACCGCCGCGATTTTATGGGCCGAACAACAAGGTTTATTAGGACCTTTAAGCCATCAAAAGGTTTTCTAA
- the hutH gene encoding histidine ammonia-lyase, translated as METVILTGDDLDIEQAYHVAHDHYPVALSEEAAKKMAASRAMVTRYLAEGKSVYGVTTGFGRFSDVLIPEDKRQELQINLLRSHSAGVGEPFGEDIIRGMMVLRANALAKGYSGIRTTVVRLLIEMLNRGVIPVIPSQGSVGASGDLAPLAHLALVLIGEGWARVQGGPKIPGDQALRSVGLEPVILEAKEGLALINGTQAMGSLGISASTQAKFLGLWADVAASLSIEALRGIPMAFHPGVALVRPHPGQRLVQQHLRTMLEGSHLVTEPGELRMQDAYSLRATPQVHGACLDALNHVQEVLSREINSATDNPLLFPEEELVISAGNFHGEPLALVLDYLAILAAEWANISERRIERMVNPALSGLPPFLTRHGGVFSGLMLAQYTAASLVSENKVWAHPSSVDSIPTSANQEDHVSMGTTAGRKALVVVNNLRYVLSIELLCGAQACDLLGPEHMAPKTHAVYEWIRKIVPPLEADRPLAPDIERIAQTMLASDTINWLENLLMA; from the coding sequence ATGGAAACAGTCATCCTGACTGGTGACGATTTAGACATTGAACAAGCGTATCATGTAGCCCATGATCACTATCCCGTAGCACTGAGCGAGGAGGCCGCCAAAAAAATGGCGGCCTCCCGTGCTATGGTAACGCGTTACTTAGCTGAAGGAAAAAGTGTTTATGGCGTTACCACGGGGTTTGGACGTTTTAGTGATGTGCTCATCCCTGAAGACAAACGCCAAGAATTACAAATCAATTTGTTGCGCAGTCACAGCGCGGGAGTTGGGGAACCTTTTGGCGAAGACATTATTCGGGGCATGATGGTTCTTCGTGCCAATGCCTTGGCCAAAGGATATTCCGGTATTCGGACCACAGTTGTCCGGTTGCTCATCGAGATGCTAAATCGGGGCGTCATTCCGGTTATTCCATCTCAAGGTTCTGTTGGAGCCAGCGGGGATTTAGCCCCCCTGGCTCATCTGGCTCTCGTCCTCATTGGTGAAGGCTGGGCCCGGGTTCAAGGAGGACCGAAAATACCCGGAGACCAAGCACTCAGGAGCGTGGGGCTTGAACCCGTCATTCTGGAGGCGAAAGAAGGGCTGGCTCTCATTAACGGCACACAAGCCATGGGCTCTTTGGGCATTAGTGCAAGTACCCAAGCGAAATTTCTAGGACTGTGGGCGGATGTCGCAGCTTCATTAAGCATTGAGGCTTTACGCGGCATTCCCATGGCATTTCATCCCGGGGTGGCTTTAGTGCGGCCGCATCCAGGGCAGCGTCTTGTGCAGCAGCACTTGCGGACAATGTTAGAAGGAAGTCACCTGGTCACAGAACCGGGCGAATTGCGAATGCAAGATGCCTATTCCTTGCGTGCTACGCCCCAGGTGCACGGGGCTTGTCTTGACGCTCTGAATCACGTGCAAGAGGTCCTATCGCGCGAAATCAACAGTGCCACGGACAATCCCTTATTATTTCCTGAGGAAGAGTTGGTGATATCGGCAGGCAATTTCCATGGCGAACCCCTTGCACTGGTTTTAGACTATTTAGCTATTTTAGCGGCGGAATGGGCGAATATTAGTGAACGGCGGATTGAACGCATGGTGAACCCGGCCCTATCAGGATTACCGCCCTTTTTAACACGGCATGGCGGCGTATTTTCTGGTTTGATGCTGGCACAATATACCGCTGCTAGTTTAGTTTCCGAAAACAAAGTATGGGCACATCCTTCCAGTGTGGACTCCATTCCCACGTCAGCGAACCAGGAGGATCATGTTTCTATGGGAACCACCGCGGGGCGTAAGGCGCTAGTGGTCGTCAATAATTTGCGCTATGTTTTAAGTATTGAGCTATTATGCGGGGCCCAAGCGTGTGATTTACTTGGGCCCGAGCATATGGCCCCCAAAACGCATGCCGTTTATGAATGGATCCGGAAGATCGTTCCACCGCTGGAGGCCGACCGTCCGCTGGCTCCGGACATCGAGCGTATCGCCCAAACCATGCTGGCGTCAGACACCATCAACTGGTTAGAAAACCTTTTGATGGCTTAA
- the yfmH gene encoding EF-P 5-aminopentanol modification-associated protein YfmH, protein MTQEAQVIENEAIGEQLSRLVLPSGLTVVVFPRPGFKKTFATFATHYGSIDNAFRDPKTGQAVQVPDGIAHFLEHKMFEKKGGGDAFDDFARLGASSNAYTDYTSTTFLFQTTSHVLDNLGILLDFVQEPYFTDANVEKEKGIIEQEIRMYLDMPGDRLHSNLMKALYVNHPVRIDIAGTVESIRTITPEDLYTCYRTFYHPSNMVLLVIGDIDPQMVFDYTWENQKTKNYGNQSPITRIYPDEPHRVHEKHREQDMVVSMPLFVMGYKDTQTGLVGRELLHHEITYGLMWQMLCGKSSPLFQNLYRQGLINDRFYARYGASTTFGFSTVGGETPDPQALEAQLVEGIQQAPLREEDLARAKKRELGEFIALFQNPEELAYAFNHLFFRQIDIFDYVDTILSIGLDDIEQARHVHLQESKRASSVIKPISS, encoded by the coding sequence ATGACGCAAGAAGCCCAAGTCATTGAAAATGAAGCGATCGGCGAACAGTTAAGTCGCCTTGTCTTGCCCTCAGGGCTCACCGTGGTTGTTTTTCCGCGACCGGGGTTTAAAAAAACCTTTGCCACCTTTGCCACCCATTATGGGTCCATTGACAATGCGTTCCGGGATCCCAAGACCGGCCAGGCTGTGCAGGTGCCGGACGGGATTGCTCACTTTCTAGAACATAAAATGTTTGAGAAAAAAGGGGGTGGCGATGCGTTTGATGATTTTGCACGACTTGGTGCCTCTTCGAACGCGTATACGGATTATACTTCAACCACTTTTCTTTTTCAGACGACGAGTCATGTGCTCGATAATTTAGGAATCCTCCTGGATTTTGTTCAGGAACCATATTTTACTGACGCTAACGTCGAAAAAGAAAAGGGGATTATCGAACAGGAAATACGCATGTATTTAGATATGCCAGGGGACCGACTGCATTCCAATTTGATGAAAGCGTTATATGTGAACCATCCCGTGCGCATTGATATTGCTGGAACGGTGGAATCGATTCGAACCATCACCCCAGAAGACCTGTATACGTGTTACCGCACGTTTTACCATCCTAGTAACATGGTTTTGCTTGTGATAGGCGACATCGATCCGCAAATGGTGTTCGATTATACGTGGGAAAATCAGAAGACCAAGAATTATGGGAACCAGTCGCCAATCACCAGGATTTATCCGGACGAACCCCACAGGGTTCACGAAAAGCACCGGGAACAAGACATGGTCGTATCCATGCCCCTATTCGTCATGGGTTATAAAGATACCCAAACGGGTTTGGTAGGACGGGAATTACTGCACCATGAAATCACTTATGGATTGATGTGGCAAATGCTGTGCGGCAAAAGTTCCCCATTGTTTCAAAATCTTTATCGGCAGGGACTCATTAATGACCGTTTCTATGCCCGCTATGGCGCCTCCACGACCTTTGGCTTTAGCACGGTGGGCGGAGAAACACCCGACCCTCAAGCGTTGGAAGCACAACTTGTGGAGGGGATCCAGCAGGCTCCCTTGCGTGAAGAGGATTTGGCCCGGGCTAAAAAGCGCGAACTCGGAGAATTCATCGCCCTGTTTCAAAACCCCGAAGAATTGGCGTATGCCTTTAACCATCTGTTTTTCCGGCAGATCGATATTTTTGATTATGTTGATACCATTTTATCGATTGGTTTGGACGATATTGAACAGGCTCGTCATGTTCATCTCCAAGAATCTAAACGGGCCAGTTCTGTTATTAAGCCGATTTCATCATGA
- the yfmF gene encoding EF-P 5-aminopentanol modification-associated protein YfmF, with protein sequence MDRLSVTAKDEGFVGQIHQGSGWYCFSTPRFKTITLHAFIINELTADEAAFGALLPHVLQRGTQKWPTYMQMEQTLEDMYGASFRADVGKIGDKQLISFHLEIVNGRYLPGHPDTLSLGLEFLQEVLDHPLVHDHAFREDIVQQEKDLLKRRIQGLINDKGQYAVTRLIEAMADGRRFGLRKLGRVEDLERVTPHTLYEYYRKVHQTHPIILFAVGDIDPVRIEQFMQHYRHEHPRHELQRIEPYTPHYHDRTLIERQDIRQGKVNMGYYTGITLDNARYPALMMYAGILGGFPHSKLFLNVRERASLAYYAYARLDAALGYMLIGAGIEFEDFDAAVKIIAQQLEAMKQGDISDQEWEFTLRAFDNDILSEEDNASQIISRQLEHLLVGGGLMGESLKDALHQVTREQVQEVAQHVRLDTVFFLTRDSDDESATGTEATTP encoded by the coding sequence GTGGACCGTTTGTCCGTTACCGCCAAAGATGAAGGATTTGTGGGGCAAATTCACCAAGGGAGTGGTTGGTATTGTTTTTCAACGCCCCGCTTTAAAACGATTACCCTTCATGCATTTATCATCAATGAATTGACTGCGGATGAGGCGGCTTTTGGAGCGTTATTACCGCACGTCCTACAACGGGGAACTCAAAAGTGGCCCACATATATGCAAATGGAACAGACCTTGGAAGATATGTATGGGGCTTCCTTTCGGGCTGACGTAGGAAAAATTGGAGACAAACAGCTCATTTCTTTCCATTTAGAAATTGTCAACGGGCGCTATTTACCCGGACATCCCGATACATTAAGTTTGGGATTGGAATTTCTGCAAGAGGTCTTAGATCATCCACTGGTTCATGACCACGCTTTTCGCGAAGACATCGTTCAGCAAGAGAAAGATTTGTTGAAACGGCGCATTCAAGGATTAATTAACGATAAGGGACAATATGCTGTGACCCGTTTGATTGAGGCGATGGCTGACGGGCGCCGGTTTGGCCTAAGAAAACTGGGCCGGGTGGAGGACTTGGAACGGGTTACGCCTCATACTCTATATGAGTATTATCGAAAGGTTCATCAGACCCATCCTATTATCTTGTTTGCGGTGGGCGATATTGATCCGGTACGGATCGAGCAGTTTATGCAGCATTACCGACATGAGCATCCCCGGCACGAATTGCAGCGTATTGAGCCTTATACTCCCCATTACCATGACCGTACTTTGATTGAACGACAAGATATTCGGCAGGGTAAAGTCAATATGGGATATTACACCGGTATTACGCTCGATAATGCGCGCTATCCGGCTTTGATGATGTATGCAGGGATTTTGGGGGGATTTCCCCATTCCAAACTGTTTTTGAATGTGCGTGAGCGTGCAAGTTTGGCCTATTATGCCTATGCGCGGCTTGATGCCGCGCTAGGATATATGTTAATCGGCGCCGGGATTGAATTTGAAGATTTTGATGCCGCGGTAAAGATTATTGCCCAACAACTGGAGGCCATGAAGCAAGGAGATATTAGCGATCAAGAGTGGGAATTTACCTTGAGGGCTTTTGATAATGACATCTTGTCAGAAGAAGACAATGCGAGTCAAATCATCTCACGCCAACTGGAACATCTTTTGGTTGGCGGTGGACTCATGGGTGAATCGCTCAAGGACGCGTTACATCAAGTCACCAGGGAGCAAGTACAAGAAGTGGCGCAGCATGTGCGTTTGGATACTGTGTTCTTTTTAACACGTGATAGTGATGATGAATCTGCTACAGGGACGGAGGCAACAACCCCATGA